The nucleotide window ATTGCTATACTGAAAGTTATGATGCTTCGTTTTAATTCCATTTTATTTTGTTTTTAAATTCTAAGATTTTATTTAACATTTAATACTGAACAAGAAAATATCCTTCAAAAGTCAACCCGTCAGCTGTAATAAGGTATCTGTATTGCCCTACAGGAACAAGTGTACCGGAATACTTGCCATCCCAACCTTTGGTATAGTCTGTTGTACTATATAATTCAGTATTCTCAACATTATATACATTAAATTCAAAATCACTAATATATTCTGCCCCTTCAATATTCATAATATCATACCTTCCATCATTATCGGGAGTCAATAATGTTCCATATTGTAAAACAGGATAAATGGTATTATTTACAACAGATAAAGAACTATCTCCATCAGTAAAAGCTATTTCATTCATGAGAATTTTAAAGTAACTGCTATCCATTGATAATGTATCATATTGACTTCCATTCCATACTAGCCACTGTGGAACCTTAGGGGTATAAGTAGTGTCCATAACAAATATTATAGTAGAAGTATCAGTCATAGTGCTATCATAAAAATGCAGCTTAAATTCTTCCGTATTCCCCGGTAAAATTCTGTCAATCCAATAATTTGAGACAGTACCATTATTGCACGTGTCAGAAATCCCGCCACCATTAATTATATAGGTATAAGTTGAGTCCAAAAGCGTTGTGTTTACTCCCAGGCATGGCATATTTCCAAAAGAAACTTTTACATCTTTAAAGTACGCATTTTGATTATATAGCCCTACATCGGCAATAAGCTCATCACTCATATTAGTAGAAATTGAATATAATTGAACTGAATTTTTATAAAAATAAATGTATCCACCTGAACGAAGTATCTTAAATTCATCACCTACTGTATAACTCGTAGATCTTCCAACTGTGCCGTTAACCTGATAAGAATAATTTCCTGAACTAAACCTGAAAGCATAATAAATACTATCCATCTGGGCTTTATTTTGCTTGTTAAATCCAAGAATACGGGTTACACTTGAGTAATTATTTTCACTCACTTTGTAATATATATACCCTTCTTCATTTGCTTTGAGAATATTCCTTGAAACTCCACCTGCATCCCAAGCTGAGGAATTATAAGTTTTGATAATTGAATCTCCACTGAATTCAGCCTTTACAAGTTCTGTCCAAAGAACTTCTCCAGGAATATTTACGGAAAGCACATAATTGGAGTCTAAAAAATCAGTAACTGTAACATCGTATTTTCCAATCCATAAATTCTCTAAACTACTTGTCGTATCACCTGTTTCCCAACTATATAAATATGGCGGAATTCCCTGAGAAGGATTTAAAGAAATACTCCCCAGCGTACTGTCATTCTGGCTTATGCCCACAACCGTATAATTCACCGTTAATGGTGGAATATAGTTAACACAAAATTTTGGAACTGCTGTCTTCTTCCATCGATCAGAAGAGCCCATATATAAATATCGGTATGAAGTTTCTGTAGCTAGTTTATACAACATCCCATTATTAGTCCAGGTTCCACTATGCCAATTTTTAACAAATGAAGTAATATCAACTTTGAAGTTCTCAGTATTTGTTGTTGCCGCTGGGATTGAAACATAATCGGTTGTTGAATAATAATTATTAATGCTATCCCATGTTATTCCGTTCTCTGTCCAACCCAATGTAACACGATTTAAAGTACTTTGACTATTACTTGTACTATGTCTAATCCAGGCAGCAGTTGAATCATACCAATTTAAATAAAACTCAGCATTGCGAATTGTTGATTGACTAGGAATACCAGACAAATTAAGTTGAACAATACTTCTGATTTTATAAGCATATCCGCTAACTGTCCCTGCTTCTGCATTAAAAAAAGGATGTGTCCCAAAATTCGAAGAAGCCCAACTTGCATCATTTACTTTCCATTTTAAAAATGCGTCTTTATCTGGATTAAAATACTTGTTCTTAATATATGGGATATAATATTCTACAATTAGTTTTGGGCGTTCCTGTGTGGCAGACGTATCACTTGAAGCAAAAATTAAGGCTCCTGTTGATGCCTCAGACTGTTTAACCAACAACAAACCATTATTGCTTTCCTTAAGATTAATCCAGTTTTGTGTTACTGTTTTTACATCTATATTGTAATCCTGAGTAGAAGAAGAGGATTGAGATAATGATATCTGGTTATTTGTTGTTGTAGAAGGACAATTTGACCACGTTACTGAATTTTCAGACCACGCTTGTGAAAGTACTTGTAAATATGATGGGTTTGTTCCTGAATGATTTACTCCCTGTAAAATCAAAGTAGCGGTTTTAATTTTTGCTTCTGAAGAAATATTAGATAAATCAAATTTTATTAAGGAACGTTTTTTCGTTGTCCCTGCCAAACTTGCTTCAATATATTTACTACTTCCGTAATTTGTGGTTGTTTGAGAGGAGTTAATTAAAGCATCTATATCTGGATAAAGAGTATCTCTTTGAACTACTACTGAACTCAGCGAATAACTTATTTCCAGTTTTGGCTTTTTTGATGAATTGCCATTATCGCTTGAACCAAATTCAAGCCCGTTTGCAGATCCTGTTTCGCTTATTTGTCGTAATAAAAAGCCATAATTGTATTCTGAGCTATCGTATCCAACCCATTTCATAACAAAGTCTGTAATATCAATATAGTAATTAGCCGTTGAATCACCAGTATTTGCAGGCATCGTTATTTGGTCGGTTGACGAAACAGTAGGTTGATTTGTCCATGTCACAGTATTTTCAACCCAAGACTGTGTAATTCTTTGAACATATGATGAATTTGAACTTCCATTATGATCTATTCCATACAGTGTTAATCTTGCATAATTTATAACTGCATTTGAAGGCAAACTAGATAAATCAAATTTCATTAAGGCCCTGACTATATCAGTAGAACTTGTGTAACGAGCGATAAATGTTACATCTGAACCATAATTAGTTGACGAGTTAAGCTTTTTAACGTTTGCATCAATATCTGGATAAATAGTGATTTTATATTGTGCTTTTCCCATCATGGTAAAGGAAAAAAACATTACAATCAGTGATAGATATTTCATTGCATTCATGTTATTCACAATTAATGTTTTCGTATAATAGAATTAGAAGAGTTGCCATTGTTGTCTATGTAACGGACTTCATAATCGAAATCAATAGGGTTAACATTTAAAATCTCAATTTTGGCATCACCATTAATATGATTAAAATTAAAGTTTGAATTATTATTTCCTGTTTTATTCACAGTGTAATCGTGCAAAATATTACCATTCTCCAAAGACTTTATTTTAATTTTAAAACCGGAAATGTTTTGCAAAGAAATTATTTTACCTACTTTAATTTCAACATTATAAATCGTATCGGTTTGGTTAAGCACTTCACCTGTTGGCGTGTAAATTACGTCAAAAGTAGTATCGCTAATTTGTTGATTATTGTTAGTGTTATTTTGAGCCTCTATGTAAAGACTAAATAATATCAGAATTGCACATAATATTCCTTTAACTATCATAAACTTTTTTAAAACAAAAAAAAGCCTTATTTATAAAAGGCAGAAGAGTTTTTAATAAAATTACTTTAACGTTCGTTTTTGAATTTGAACGTAGGTGATTTGCATTTGAACGTCGTATTTTTGAAAATTGAAAAATGAGATTTCTGAACCTACACCAGACTATTTTGATATTTTTCTGCGTATTTTAGCTGAAAAGTTAATTTTATTAAAAAAACAAGAAAACTCTTGTTCGATTTTTTTGAAAATTCATAACAAAATAAAAAAGAGATTACTTTTTAAGGCAATCTCTTTTTTGAAGCTTGATATGGGCCTTTCTTAGTTTCTAATCATTTTTTTAGTGTCTATGGTTTTATCATTTATAATAATGCTGTATGAATAAATCCCTAAAGCAAGATTCTCGGCATTTACATTCATATTACCGTAGCCTTTGGATGTAATTTCTGTTCTATTCATTTCCTTTCCGTACATATCATAAAATACAATGAAAGTTTTTCCGTTTGAATTTTCAGGGATAAAATAACGAATTACAGTTTTCTCTCCAAATGGATTGGGTTCGTTCTGGTAAAGTATGGTCTGATTGTTATTAGATAATTTAACCTGTAACGTTGTTAGGGATTCTTCTTGGTAATTTATTTGTCCTGTTGTTTGCAAACTTGCAATTTTTGTCTGTAGTTCTTCAATCATTTTTTGTTGTTCTTGTACAGCTTTTACTAATGGAACTACAAATGAGGCATAAACTAAAGAATAATTGTCATTATTGTCAAATGGTACATGAACAGCATCAAATGTAAATCCACATTCTTTGGCAGCTTGTTCTACTTCCTGAGCTATAAATCCTGTATGAACTGTGCTTAAAGATTGCGTTCTTGAATTTTTACTGACATTCATACTATCTGATTTATCCGAAGAATTCTTCAAAAGGAAATCATCCAACTTTTGTAAATCTAACTGATAATTAACCGGACGTAGTTTCTTTATGAATTCTATTCCTTTTACTTCTTCTTTAACATTGACTTTAAATCGTCCATCTGAAAAAGTTGTCCAACCTACATAACCACCAATTTGCCCACCATTAGTAGCGTAGTTTGTATGTCCAATTACAATTTTCCTACTTGCATTAGTTTTTGCGCCAAATCCAAATGCACCGCAATTACTTAAATTATTTGCAGTGGCATCAGCACCATATCCAATAAAAGTATTTGAATCGGTCGCTATAGTTGTAAATCCTGCATAATAACCAAATGCTGTATTATATTTTCCAGTAGTATTTGAATAACCGGCATAGCTTCCACTATAAGTATTGCTGTTGCCTGAAGTATTAGAATATCCAGATTTCCATCCACTAAATGTATTAAAATTACCAGTGTTCGGAAATCCCGCCATAAATCCTATAAACGTATTATAATTGGCTGTTGTTCCATTATAACCTGCTTGTATACCCATATATGTATTTTGTGAACCTGTTGTATTATTATTTCCAGATTGATACCCTGAAAATAAATTATAATTTCCAGATGTATTTGAAAGCCCACTATTAGAACCTATAAAAGTGTTATAACTGGCTGTGTTAGCATTACCAGATTGGTATCCTGAAAAAGTATTGTAACTTCCACTCACTATAGAATATCCAGAACGATAACCTGAAGTAGTATTATAATTACCTGTTCTATTGTTTTTCAAAGTTTCATGACCTATAGCAGTATTTTTAATTCCTGTAGTATCGCTGAAAAGTGAATAATTTCCTACTCCAACATTATAACTGTCAGCTGAGTCAGAAAAAGCTTGCGTATAAAGTGCCCTATATCCAACAGCAACATTTTCTGTACCACCTATATTTTGGTATCCTGCTTCATGACCTATAAAAGTATTATGCCTAGCCCAATTGCTATTACCTGCCCCACAACCAACTAAAGTACTATTTGTACCCATTGTACCAGCAGCAGGTGTACAATTATTAGTCCCTGTGCCACTTAAAGTAGTAGTCTGGCTTTTTACAATAAAACTACTGAAAGCGAATAAAACCGTCAAGACGATTGTCAATTTAATAGAAGTTGTTTTCATATTTATTTGCTTTGTTAAATGAATTTATTTACGATAGCAAATAAATGACATAATTGAAGGTATTAATATGTTTTAGTTACTTTTTACTTTAACGTTGCATTTTGAATTTAAGCGTAGGCTTTTTGAATTCTAACGTAGTACTTTTAATAATTGAGAAATAGAATTTCTGATCTTTTGTTAGAATATTTTTTTGTTTTCTGCGTATTTTAACTGAAAAGTTAATTTATTAGAAAAGTTCCTTTTTCTATTTATCTATAATTAACAACAAAGTAAAAGGGACTACTTCTTAAACCTATCTTTTTTATATTTAATTTGACTTAAGTCTTTCTTAATTTTTAATTATTTCTTAGTATCTTTGGTCATTATCATTATATATAATGTACTTATTATTCATTAATATAAATGTTTCACTAATGTTTCACCGAGCTAATATTGACTTCGTTTATGTTTTGACAACGTGTTTGTTATCATGACAAATTCGAATCCAGTACAGCTCACATTCATTTCATCAATTAAATAATCTCTGAAAGTTTTATGTGCATTTGCTTTTGTGTCTGCACTGTGTTATAAACAAAGCACATACAATAACGTGAATTCAAATAAGAAAACGATGTTATTCTACCTCGTAAAAGTAACAAAGCTATGCGTTCTTATATTTTATATTGAACTCACTTAAATATATTAACATTGTGTAAATATTTTAATTATTTTTATTATTTTGAATTTCTTGTTTTTGATTTTCTTTTTAAACGCAGCAACTGAAAAATAACATATAATATACATCCAATAACAATTAGAACAACTGTTGAATAAGAAATAGTGAGCCATAACGGCGCTTTGCTAACAACGTTCCATAATGCTCTGTTTTCATTAAGTGGTGGATTGTTGGTTGGAATTCCAATTTGCATCTCAATTGTATCTTGAGTTTCACCAAATTGCTTTTCATCTGTTATTCTGATAATAAAAATAACATTTCCTGTTTGGTCTCCACGAATATTTTTTGGTAAATTAAAAGTATTAGGACCTGCAGAATCAGTATTCACTGTTTTTCCAATTTGCATATCTCCAAAATATCTTTTAACAAATAATGAAACTTCTGCATCAGAAATTGGAATGTTATTTCCATTTAACGTACCGATTGCTTTTAATAACATTCTACTACTATCTTGTAAATACATTAGTTCAATATTCGTAACACAACCCTTACAACCTGAAGACGGAGCACTAAGGGGTGGCTGAGCATATGCATCATTAAAACTTCGTAAATATGAAATTAATTTCCATCGCTCCTCTTCTTTTAATACATTCTTAAATGAAGGCATTAATCCTCTACCCATTGTTATCTTAAAAAAAAGTTCTCCGTCAAGTTGCTTCTGAACTTTATCAGTTGAAAGATCTCCAGGAGAAGGATTTAATTTTGCAAAATTTTCTTTTCCAGGTATACCATGACAAGATTGGCATGTTTTTAAATAAATTGCCTCACCATCAGAAACTGAAACCTGTGAGAATTTAAACGAACTTGTTTTTTTCTTTTTATTATCAGGAACAATCCAAACCTGTGCAAATGAATTGTAAACTAAACAAATTGTAAATACAATTAATAAAATAGCCGATCTGCTTAAAATCTTTTTCATTAAATTAATTTTTTATTAAAAGGTTCAATTGGAATTTACCAAATATTATTTTTTTTTATTTGTACTGTAGAATTTTGAATACCTATAAAAATCATATCTGTATGCATATTATTATTTGCATCAATTTCATAATCATATATGTTCTTTAAAATTTTTAAGTAATTCTTCCGGGAAAGGCTGTGTTCTGTTTTTAGCAGGTAAATAATAAACCCTTGTTTCTGTTCCCAATTCGGGCATTAAACGATACCCACCATTATCTTCCAATAATTTTCCTAACTGAACTGTTTCTTGTGTAGTACCATTTGTTACTGCATCTTCATTTTCATCCCCAAAATAATACACACCATTAGGACAAGCGGAAACACAGTACGGCAGTTTACCTTCTCTACAACGATCGGCACTAAACAAACATTTGCTTACAGTTCCTTTTTTCTGAGGAACATTTTTTTCTACATCGTAAGGAATATCTTTATCTTCTTCTGATTTTAATGGCTCGGTCCAGTTGAAAATTCTTGCACTGTAAGGACACGCAGCCATACAAAATCTACAACCAATACACCTTTCATTATCAATTAATACAATTCCATCTTGTCTTTTAAATGTTGCATCAACAGGGCAAACCGAAACACAAGGTGGATTATCACAATGCTGACACATCTTTGGCATAAAAAAAGCTCCGGTTTCTTTTGACTCTTTTATTTGCAATACATTAATATGATGTTGTTCGGGCTTTAAATGATGAGCCTCCTGACAAGCACTCATGCATTTTCTTGCATTTTTACATTTAGATAAGTCTATTACCATTGTCCATCTTCTACCTTTAATGCCTTCTCTTCCTCTTTTTTGAAGCTCTGTTAATGGCTTGTATTTTTCCGTATTTACTTTTATTATTTCATTTTTATCTACCTCAACAAGTTCATTATTAATTGTAAGTACTTTAATTTTTTCTCCGGATTTTTTTTTCTTTTCTGTAGAATTAGCAGCAAAAACTGCTGCACTGCCTAAAACAGCACCGGAGCCTATAAAAAAGAAAGTTCTTAAAAAATTTCTTCTACTCTCTTTGCTCGAATTGCTTTCATTTGTTTCCATTTCAAAACAGTTTAGTGTTAGATATCAGTAACATATAAATTAAATAAAAAATATTTATAAAAAACTTTGCAAGTATAATAAATAATTCTAATATTTGCGTAATTAAATACTATAATTATTCTATTATTTTTAACATTTATAATTTCCTCTATTAAAAATTAAAAAAAACGGAAATAGAAATGAATATACTGAAACGAAAAAAACAAAGAATAGTGAAAATAAAACAAAAACTTATTCTGCTATTTAATATTATCTTTTTTGGAGTTATTCCAATAAACATATATTCTCAGGATTCAGAGGCTATTTTTAAAAAGGCATGTGCATCATGCCATACAATAGGTGGTGGACGACTAGTTGGTCCGGATTTGCAGGGAATTACCTTAAAAAGAGACAATAATTGGCTTGTGAAATTTATTACTAATTCACAATCATTAATAAATAGCGGTGATGCTGATGCTGTTTCAATAGCAGCTGAATACAATAATTCAGTTATGCCACCTGCCACAATTTCAGAAGGTGAAATAAATTCAATAATTTCTCTGATTGACTCAAAAGGCAGTGGTGGACCAAAAAAGAAAACTGTTGATTATCTATTAAAAGCAACTTCAGAAAATGTAACCAAGGGGTACTATTTATTTACAGGTAGAAAGAGATTTAAAAATAACGGGCCTACTTGCATTTCTTGTCACACAGTAAATTGTATTGGAAACGGTGGTCTTCTTGCAAAAGATCTTACGTTATCTTATAATACCATGAAAGGAGAAGGAATTAAAGCCCTTCTTGAGTCACCCGCATTTCCGGCAATGTTAAATGCATATTCTAATAATAAACTAGAAGAAAATGAAATCTATAATCTTGCAGCTTTCTTAAGATCAACAGCAACTTATAAAATTCCATCAAAATATTACGAACCAAAAATCGCAAATAAATTTTACTTATTTGGAATAACAGGATTTTTGTTTTTTGTATTGTTATTTTATGCAGGCTGGCATTTCAGAAAAAGAAAAAGTGTTAATTACGATATTTTAAAGCGACAACTTAATACTGAAAAATAATAATTTCCCATACCTATTAATAATAAAAAAGATGAGCTGGATAAAAGATATTATTTCGCCAAATACACGAAAGTGGGAAGAATTCTACAAGAACCGTTTTCAGCATGACAAGGTAGTTAGGAGTACCCATGGCGTAAATTGTACAGGTGGATGCAGCTGGAATGTTCATGTAAAAGACGGAATTGTTGTGTGGGAAACACAAGCAATTGATTATCCAACATTAGACAAAAACCTTCCACCATATGAACCCAGAGGTTGTCAGAGAGGTATCTCTTTCTCCTGGTATTTATATAGTCCGTTAAGGGTAAAATATCCACTAATAAGAGGAATATTAATTGATTTATTCCGCGAGCAAAAAGAAAAAACCGGTGATGCTTTAAAAGCATGGGAAAATATACAGACTGATGATAATTTACGCAAACAGTATCTGCAGGCAAGAGGAAAAGGTGGCTTCAGAAGAATAAAATGGGATGAAATTCTTGAAATTATTGCAGCAGCAAACATTTATACTGTTAAAAAATATGGACCTGACAGACTTGTCGGTTTTTCACCTATTCCGGCAATGTCTATGATCAGCTATGCAGGAGGCTCACGCTTTTTACAATTAATGGGTGGTGCAAATCTCAGTTTTTATGACTGGTATTGCGATTTGCCAAATGCATTTCCAGAGGTATGGGGTGAACAAACTGATGTTGCAGAAAGTGCTGACTGGTACAATGCAAAATTTGTTGCTTGTATGGGTGCTAATCTTGGTATGACAAGAACACCTGACGTGCATTTCTTCTCAGAATCACGCCACAATGGGACAAAAACTGTAGTTTTTTCTCCCGATTTTAATATGGTTGCAAAATATTCTGACCAATGGATACCAATACATGCTGGTCAGGACGGAGCATTCTGGATGGCTGTTACTCATGTACTATTAAAAGAATTTCACTTTGAAAAGCAAACACCATTTTTTTTAGATTATGTTAAAAAATATACTGATTCACCATTTTTAGTAGAAATAAACCATATAGATGGAAAATATATTGGTGGTAGAATGGTCAGAGCAAATTCAATTTCAAAATTTAAAGACATTGAGAATGGCGAATGGAAATTCCTGAATATTGATGAAAAAACAAATGATTTTGTTTGTCCGGGTGGTAGTTCAGGTCATAGATGGGGTTGTACTGACGGAAAATGGAACATGAAGCAGGAAGACGCCGAAACCGGAGATAGCTATAGTCCATTATTAACACTTATAAATAATAACGATGAGATTCTTCAGGTAGACTTTACTGATTTTGCTAACAATAAACATTCATTAAGGGGAGTTCCTGTAAAATATATTCAAACTATTGAAGGAAAAAGAACTGCTGTAACAACAGTATATGACATGATGATGGCTCAGTATGGTGTTGACAGAAATATTGAGGGAGATTATCCAAAATCATATGATGACGAAAACAGTGCATATACACCTGCATGGCAGGAATTATTAACAGGTATTGGTCGTAACACTTTACTACAATTTGCACAGGAATGGGGAAATACTGCCGAAATAACAAAGGGTAAATGCATGATAATTATTGGAGCCGGAATAAACCACTGGTATCATAACAATCTGATTTATCGGGCAGGAATTATGTCATTAATAATGACAGGTTGTGTAGGACGAAATGGTGGTGGAATTAATCATTATGTTGGACAGGAAAAACTGGCACCAATGGATTCATGGAGTACTATAATGTCGGCAAAAGACTGGCAACCGGTAGCACGTTTACAGCAAGCTCCAATCTGGCATTTTATGAATTCTGACCAGTGGCGTTATGACGGTAATCAGGCTAAATATAATACTTCTCCTGAAAACGAATTTTCAAATATGCATACTGCTGATATGATTGTACGTTCTGTTAGAAATGGCTGGATGCCATTTTATCCGCAGTTCAGCGAGAATAATTTTAACATACATAAAAAAGCAGTTTGTGCAGGTGCTAAAACTGATGAAGATGTTAAAAAATATGTAGTAGATAAATTAAAAAATAACGAACTGGAATACTCTGTTGCAAATCCTGATGCAGAAGAGAATTTTCCGCGTATATGGTACATATGGAGAGGTAATGCTATTATGTCGAGCGCAAAAGGTCACGAATATTTTTTAAAACATTATTTAGGAACTCACAACAACTCTATAGCAGAAGAAGTAGCAAAAAAACTTGTAACTGAAGTCAACTGGATTGATAAGGCTCCTCAAGGTAAGATGGATCTTATTGTTGACTTAAATTTCAGAATGGATACAAGTGCACTTTACTCTGACATTGTGTTACCAACAGCATCATGGTATGAAAAAGCAGATTTGAATAGCACAGACATGCATTCTTTTATTCACCCACTTTCTGCTGCAATTCCTCCTGTATGGGAATCAAAAAGTGATTGGGCCATATTTAAAGAAATTGCAAAAGCAACAAGTGAAATTGCAAAAGAACATTTAAAAGAACCTTTAAAGGATATTGTTACAACACCAATTGCACATGATTCAGCAGGAGAAATTTCACAGTCAACATTAAAAGACTGGGCAAAAGGTGAATGTGACGCTATTCCTGGAAAAACAATGCATGGGATTGTTGTTGTAGAAAGAGACTATACAAAAATTTACGATAAGTTCATTAGTCTTGGGCCTAATGCAAAAACCGGTATGCTAGGTGCGCATGGTAATTCCTATAATGCTGGTGATTTTTATGATCAATTGTTAGAAGATAAAGATCATTTACAAATAGCTGACTCAGTTACTTGTCCCTCTATTGAAAAAGACGAAGAAGTTATTAATGCAATTCTTCATTTGTCATCATTAACTAATGGCGAATTAAGTTACAGAGCTTATAAAAATGCTGAGAAAAAAACAGGTTTAAAATTAACAGATCTAGCAGAAGGGAGTCGTAATTTAAAGTTAACATACGCTGATTTACAAGCACAACCCAGAAGATATAACAACTCACCTTTATGGTCGGGTTTGCTTAATGATGGCAGGGCTTATGCTGCATATACTTATAATATTGAAAAATTAGTTCCATGGCGTACTTTAACTGGTCGTCAACATACATATCTTGATCATGAAGGATATATTAAGTTTGGTGAGAATTTTCCTACATACAAGCCATCACCAACCCCAGAACTTTATGGTGAACTTAATAAAACAGTAGCCGAAGGCAATGCCAAAGTGTTAAATTACCTGACTCCTCATGGCAAATGGAATATTCATTCAACTTATGGTGATAATATTAGAATGTTAACATTAAGCAGAGGTATGTTTCCTGTCTGGCTTAATGAAATAGACGCTGAAGAACTAGGAATAAAAGATAATGACTGGGTAGAATTATTTAATGATAACGGCGTTTATAGTGCACGAGCCTGTGTTAGCGCAAGAATTCCAAGAGGACTCTGTTTTGTATACCATTCACCTGAAAGAACATATTCTACTCCAAAATCACAAGTACGCAACGGAAAACGATCAGGAGGACACAACAGC belongs to Bacteroidia bacterium and includes:
- a CDS encoding DNRLRE domain-containing protein, coding for MKYLSLIVMFFSFTMMGKAQYKITIYPDIDANVKKLNSSTNYGSDVTFIARYTSSTDIVRALMKFDLSSLPSNAVINYARLTLYGIDHNGSSNSSYVQRITQSWVENTVTWTNQPTVSSTDQITMPANTGDSTANYYIDITDFVMKWVGYDSSEYNYGFLLRQISETGSANGLEFGSSDNGNSSKKPKLEISYSLSSVVVQRDTLYPDIDALINSSQTTTNYGSSKYIEASLAGTTKKRSLIKFDLSNISSEAKIKTATLILQGVNHSGTNPSYLQVLSQAWSENSVTWSNCPSTTTNNQISLSQSSSSTQDYNIDVKTVTQNWINLKESNNGLLLVKQSEASTGALIFASSDTSATQERPKLIVEYYIPYIKNKYFNPDKDAFLKWKVNDASWASSNFGTHPFFNAEAGTVSGYAYKIRSIVQLNLSGIPSQSTIRNAEFYLNWYDSTAAWIRHSTSNSQSTLNRVTLGWTENGITWDSINNYYSTTDYVSIPAATTNTENFKVDITSFVKNWHSGTWTNNGMLYKLATETSYRYLYMGSSDRWKKTAVPKFCVNYIPPLTVNYTVVGISQNDSTLGSISLNPSQGIPPYLYSWETGDTTSSLENLWIGKYDVTVTDFLDSNYVLSVNIPGEVLWTELVKAEFSGDSIIKTYNSSAWDAGGVSRNILKANEEGYIYYKVSENNYSSVTRILGFNKQNKAQMDSIYYAFRFSSGNYSYQVNGTVGRSTSYTVGDEFKILRSGGYIYFYKNSVQLYSISTNMSDELIADVGLYNQNAYFKDVKVSFGNMPCLGVNTTLLDSTYTYIINGGGISDTCNNGTVSNYWIDRILPGNTEEFKLHFYDSTMTDTSTIIFVMDTTYTPKVPQWLVWNGSQYDTLSMDSSYFKILMNEIAFTDGDSSLSVVNNTIYPVLQYGTLLTPDNDGRYDIMNIEGAEYISDFEFNVYNVENTELYSTTDYTKGWDGKYSGTLVPVGQYRYLITADGLTFEGYFLVQY
- a CDS encoding tail fiber domain-containing protein, coding for MTVLFAFSSFIVKSQTTTLSGTGTNNCTPAAGTMGTNSTLVGCGAGNSNWARHNTFIGHEAGYQNIGGTENVAVGYRALYTQAFSDSADSYNVGVGNYSLFSDTTGIKNTAIGHETLKNNRTGNYNTTSGYRSGYSIVSGSYNTFSGYQSGNANTASYNTFIGSNSGLSNTSGNYNLFSGYQSGNNNTTGSQNTYMGIQAGYNGTTANYNTFIGFMAGFPNTGNFNTFSGWKSGYSNTSGNSNTYSGSYAGYSNTTGKYNTAFGYYAGFTTIATDSNTFIGYGADATANNLSNCGAFGFGAKTNASRKIVIGHTNYATNGGQIGGYVGWTTFSDGRFKVNVKEEVKGIEFIKKLRPVNYQLDLQKLDDFLLKNSSDKSDSMNVSKNSRTQSLSTVHTGFIAQEVEQAAKECGFTFDAVHVPFDNNDNYSLVYASFVVPLVKAVQEQQKMIEELQTKIASLQTTGQINYQEESLTTLQVKLSNNNQTILYQNEPNPFGEKTVIRYFIPENSNGKTFIVFYDMYGKEMNRTEITSKGYGNMNVNAENLALGIYSYSIIINDKTIDTKKMIRN
- a CDS encoding cytochrome c — translated: MKKILSRSAILLIVFTICLVYNSFAQVWIVPDNKKKKTSSFKFSQVSVSDGEAIYLKTCQSCHGIPGKENFAKLNPSPGDLSTDKVQKQLDGELFFKITMGRGLMPSFKNVLKEEERWKLISYLRSFNDAYAQPPLSAPSSGCKGCVTNIELMYLQDSSRMLLKAIGTLNGNNIPISDAEVSLFVKRYFGDMQIGKTVNTDSAGPNTFNLPKNIRGDQTGNVIFIIRITDEKQFGETQDTIEMQIGIPTNNPPLNENRALWNVVSKAPLWLTISYSTVVLIVIGCILYVIFQLLRLKRKSKTRNSK
- a CDS encoding 4Fe-4S dicluster domain-containing protein, with translation METNESNSSKESRRNFLRTFFFIGSGAVLGSAAVFAANSTEKKKKSGEKIKVLTINNELVEVDKNEIIKVNTEKYKPLTELQKRGREGIKGRRWTMVIDLSKCKNARKCMSACQEAHHLKPEQHHINVLQIKESKETGAFFMPKMCQHCDNPPCVSVCPVDATFKRQDGIVLIDNERCIGCRFCMAACPYSARIFNWTEPLKSEEDKDIPYDVEKNVPQKKGTVSKCLFSADRCREGKLPYCVSACPNGVYYFGDENEDAVTNGTTQETVQLGKLLEDNGGYRLMPELGTETRVYYLPAKNRTQPFPEELLKNFKEHI
- a CDS encoding c-type cytochrome encodes the protein MNILKRKKQRIVKIKQKLILLFNIIFFGVIPINIYSQDSEAIFKKACASCHTIGGGRLVGPDLQGITLKRDNNWLVKFITNSQSLINSGDADAVSIAAEYNNSVMPPATISEGEINSIISLIDSKGSGGPKKKTVDYLLKATSENVTKGYYLFTGRKRFKNNGPTCISCHTVNCIGNGGLLAKDLTLSYNTMKGEGIKALLESPAFPAMLNAYSNNKLEENEIYNLAAFLRSTATYKIPSKYYEPKIANKFYLFGITGFLFFVLLFYAGWHFRKRKSVNYDILKRQLNTEK